The following proteins are encoded in a genomic region of Thermococcus pacificus:
- the cas6 gene encoding CRISPR-associated endoribonuclease Cas6 — MRVEIKFRPAEEGTILPFNYNHDVYAQLIEKIAIVSPEIAREAEVSHVDYFTFSRIMVRKRELIPDRGIRVLSDDVSLYVSSSSNELIKAVVEGFIDSPVLQLGEATFIAEDVKVLKEPKIGRDVLFSTLSPIMVRTVKLSGDRMKIWDLYPSEEAFFDKLRKVMLMRYSAIMGSMPEEKDFSIDVVKFKPVRILVKDTYYRGSLMIFRYTGSEEIARFGYENGFGEKTRYGFGMVKVIDEEQEREAPE, encoded by the coding sequence ATGAGGGTTGAGATAAAGTTCAGGCCCGCGGAGGAGGGCACGATTTTGCCTTTCAACTATAATCATGACGTTTATGCCCAGCTCATAGAGAAGATTGCCATAGTTTCTCCCGAGATCGCAAGGGAGGCTGAAGTCAGTCACGTCGATTACTTCACTTTTTCCCGCATAATGGTTAGGAAGCGCGAGTTAATCCCGGATAGGGGAATACGTGTCCTCTCGGACGACGTTTCTCTCTACGTCTCTTCCTCCTCGAACGAGCTTATAAAGGCCGTTGTTGAGGGCTTCATCGACAGCCCGGTTCTCCAGCTCGGAGAAGCCACGTTCATAGCTGAGGACGTAAAGGTTCTCAAGGAGCCCAAGATAGGTAGAGATGTCCTCTTCTCCACTCTCAGCCCGATAATGGTCCGAACGGTCAAGCTCAGTGGCGACAGGATGAAGATTTGGGACCTCTACCCGAGCGAGGAGGCCTTCTTTGACAAGCTCCGCAAGGTAATGCTCATGCGCTACTCGGCTATAATGGGCTCTATGCCCGAAGAGAAGGACTTTTCAATAGACGTCGTCAAGTTCAAGCCAGTCAGGATACTCGTCAAGGACACCTACTACCGCGGCTCGCTCATGATATTCCGCTACACGGGCTCGGAGGAGATAGCCCGCTTTGGCTACGAGAACGGCTTTGGAGAAAAGACGAGGTATGGATTTGGAATGGTCAAAGTGATAGACGAAGAGCAAGAACGAGAAGCCCCAGAATGA
- a CDS encoding proteasome-activating nucleotidase yields MSVENIDVKPSDEYDDYITYLKRRIRQLELQVRTLEADKERLERELSRLRMEMSRLRQPPAFAGTLLEILDEDRAIVQNFNGPRFVVRIAPWIERDKLKPGSRVALDQRTMAVVELLPSEKDPSVLGFEVIERPQVTYTDVGGLEKQLQELREAIELPLKHPELFEKVGIEPPKGVLLYGPPGCGKTLMAKAVANHVNATFIRVVGSELVRKFIGEGARLVHELFELAKEKAPTIVFIDEIDAVGAKRMDETTGGEREVNRTLMQLLAEMDGFDPRGNVKVIAATNRPDILDPALLRPGRFDRLIEVPLPDFRGRLEILKVHTRKMNLKDVDLRIIAELTEGASGADLKAIATEAGMFAIRDRRTYVTQDDFLKAVEKVLGSEKRLAQAIAMHEVMYG; encoded by the coding sequence ATGAGTGTTGAAAACATTGATGTAAAACCCTCAGACGAGTACGATGATTACATCACATACCTCAAGAGGCGTATAAGACAGCTGGAGCTCCAGGTGAGGACGTTAGAGGCTGATAAGGAGAGGTTGGAGAGGGAGCTCTCCCGCCTCAGGATGGAGATGTCGCGGCTCAGGCAGCCGCCGGCGTTTGCGGGAACTCTCCTGGAGATACTCGACGAGGACAGGGCCATAGTCCAGAACTTCAACGGGCCGCGCTTCGTCGTCAGGATAGCGCCGTGGATAGAGCGCGACAAGCTCAAGCCCGGCTCAAGGGTTGCCCTCGACCAGAGGACGATGGCGGTCGTTGAGCTCCTCCCAAGCGAGAAGGACCCGAGCGTTCTCGGCTTTGAGGTCATTGAAAGGCCCCAGGTTACTTACACCGACGTCGGAGGCCTTGAGAAACAGCTCCAAGAACTCAGAGAGGCCATTGAACTTCCCCTCAAGCATCCAGAGCTCTTTGAGAAGGTCGGAATAGAACCGCCGAAGGGAGTCCTCCTCTACGGCCCGCCGGGCTGTGGAAAGACTCTCATGGCCAAAGCAGTGGCAAACCACGTCAACGCCACCTTTATCCGCGTCGTCGGGAGCGAGCTCGTCAGGAAGTTCATAGGCGAGGGTGCAAGGCTCGTCCATGAACTTTTTGAGCTGGCGAAGGAGAAGGCCCCGACCATCGTATTCATCGACGAGATAGACGCTGTTGGGGCAAAGAGGATGGACGAAACCACCGGCGGCGAGAGGGAAGTCAACAGAACGCTGATGCAACTCTTAGCGGAGATGGACGGCTTTGACCCGCGCGGAAACGTCAAGGTCATAGCGGCAACCAACAGGCCGGACATACTTGACCCGGCTTTACTCAGGCCCGGCAGGTTTGACAGGCTGATAGAAGTCCCACTCCCCGACTTCCGCGGAAGGCTTGAGATACTCAAGGTCCACACGAGGAAGATGAACCTCAAGGACGTAGACCTGCGCATTATAGCTGAGCTTACTGAAGGGGCGAGCGGTGCCGACCTGAAGGCAATAGCGACAGAGGCGGGAATGTTCGCAATCAGGGACAGGAGAACCTACGTTACGCAGGACGACTTCCTCAAGGCTGTAGAGAAGGTTCTCGGCTCGGAGAAGAGGCTCGCACAGGCAATAGCGATGCACGAGGTTATGTACGGCTGA
- a CDS encoding MFS transporter, whose translation MRKRLLALLSLGWIFNYAHRMAIPPLIPMIKAELGINNAEAGLLMTALLLPYALVQVPAGYLGDRLGRKRLLVMSIIGYSLSSALIVFARQYWELLAVRALYGVFSGFYYAPATALISEVYRERKGSALGVFMIGPPVGTGIAPLIVVPIALSLQWRYAFAVLSAMSLLVGLALIFTVRGEVSKPQRASFSIPGNVFLLSAANFVVLAAFFGLLTFLVSFLVDSGVSIESASALFSLLSAIGIAGSLLGGGLYDRMGRGSIPAVFGLNAVLTFILAITASPWVVIPLGLTFYSVGAIVTAYTSEKATPENLGSVMGFVNMVGFFGATVGPYLLGLLIDRFGYEKAFLSVSAMYLLAWVLIKLEDLAEGRKEKSGISRT comes from the coding sequence ATGCGGAAGAGGCTCCTTGCACTGCTCAGCTTGGGCTGGATATTCAACTACGCCCACAGAATGGCTATTCCACCGCTGATACCCATGATAAAGGCAGAGCTCGGAATAAACAACGCGGAAGCCGGCCTGCTGATGACAGCGCTCCTCCTGCCCTATGCCCTTGTCCAGGTCCCGGCTGGCTACCTCGGAGACAGGCTTGGAAGGAAGCGCCTCCTCGTGATGAGTATCATAGGCTACTCACTTTCTTCGGCCCTCATCGTATTTGCAAGGCAGTACTGGGAGCTCCTCGCCGTCAGGGCCCTCTATGGTGTCTTCTCCGGCTTCTACTATGCCCCTGCAACAGCATTAATAAGCGAGGTCTACCGCGAGAGGAAGGGCTCCGCTCTCGGGGTCTTTATGATTGGCCCACCGGTCGGAACCGGAATAGCGCCCCTCATCGTCGTCCCAATAGCCCTATCCCTTCAGTGGCGTTACGCCTTCGCAGTTCTCTCCGCTATGAGCCTTCTCGTCGGTCTCGCCCTCATCTTTACCGTGCGCGGAGAAGTCTCAAAGCCACAGAGGGCTTCCTTCTCAATACCCGGGAACGTTTTCCTCCTCAGCGCGGCTAATTTCGTTGTTCTTGCCGCTTTCTTCGGTCTGCTGACGTTTCTGGTGTCATTCCTCGTGGATTCGGGGGTCTCGATCGAGAGTGCTTCCGCCCTCTTCTCCCTGCTCTCAGCGATAGGCATAGCTGGCTCCCTGCTCGGCGGTGGCCTCTACGACAGAATGGGACGGGGGAGCATCCCGGCGGTCTTCGGTCTCAACGCCGTTCTCACGTTCATTCTTGCAATAACTGCATCTCCATGGGTCGTTATTCCCCTGGGCCTGACGTTCTACTCCGTCGGCGCCATAGTGACCGCTTACACCTCAGAGAAGGCCACCCCGGAGAACCTTGGCTCCGTGATGGGCTTCGTCAACATGGTGGGCTTCTTCGGAGCGACAGTGGGGCCGTACCTCCTCGGCCTGCTTATTGACAGATTCGGCTACGAGAAGGCGTTCCTGTCGGTGTCCGCTATGTATCTGCTCGCGTGGGTTCTCATAAAGCTGGAAGACTTGGCAGAAGGGAGGAAAGAGAAGAGCGGCATCAGCCGTACATAA
- a CDS encoding serine/threonine-protein kinase RIO2, translated as MVSKLLALDAYPNLRDLDFRILRGVELNMRRYKWVPLEDIARFAKVDIETASFRLGKLDNWGLVVRRSDIGYIGYQLTIHGYDTLAIRALSKKGIIEAISTTQIGVGKDADVYVGVTPSGGKVAVKFNRIGGRTASRKAGYHGHVFQDKRHTSWLYVSRLIARKEYEALTLLSPIARVPRPIAWNRHVVVMEFINGTELAELRDTDLTREEAGEILSKILDEYLKIVRFGIVHSDLSQFNVVLTDDGSILIIDWAQYITTDRPESYELLKRDLTVLLNAFKRRWGVKRELEDVWPAFEEAWHESRGESHERG; from the coding sequence ATGGTCAGCAAACTGTTAGCCCTCGACGCCTATCCGAACCTCCGCGACCTCGACTTCAGGATACTGAGGGGAGTAGAGCTCAACATGCGCCGCTATAAATGGGTGCCCCTAGAGGATATAGCGCGCTTCGCCAAGGTTGACATTGAGACCGCATCGTTCCGGCTGGGCAAGCTCGATAACTGGGGCCTCGTGGTCAGAAGGAGCGACATAGGGTACATAGGATACCAGCTCACGATACACGGCTACGATACTCTGGCCATAAGGGCGCTCTCGAAGAAGGGCATCATTGAGGCAATAAGCACAACTCAAATCGGAGTTGGGAAGGACGCAGACGTCTACGTTGGGGTAACCCCCTCCGGCGGGAAAGTCGCCGTCAAGTTCAACCGCATAGGCGGGAGAACAGCATCAAGGAAAGCCGGCTACCACGGCCACGTATTTCAGGACAAGAGGCACACGAGCTGGCTCTACGTGTCGAGGCTGATAGCGAGGAAGGAGTACGAAGCGCTAACGCTGCTCAGTCCCATAGCAAGGGTTCCGAGGCCGATAGCGTGGAACAGGCATGTCGTCGTCATGGAGTTCATAAACGGGACAGAGCTCGCCGAGCTGAGGGACACTGACCTGACGAGGGAAGAGGCTGGCGAGATACTCTCGAAGATCCTCGACGAGTACCTCAAGATAGTCCGCTTCGGGATAGTCCACTCAGACCTCAGTCAGTTCAACGTGGTTCTAACCGACGACGGGAGCATTCTTATAATCGACTGGGCCCAGTACATCACGACGGACAGGCCCGAGAGCTACGAGCTCCTGAAAAGGGATTTAACTGTCCTCCTCAACGCCTTCAAGAGGAGATGGGGCGTGAAGAGGGAGCTTGAGGATGTATGGCCCGCCTTTGAGGAGGCGTGGCACGAGAGCAGGGGGGAGAGCCATGAGCGGGGTTAG
- a CDS encoding radical SAM protein — translation MVEMIRVSYGTAVAMGLRRGKMLARPTTAYLMTYWPGHCRNNCAFCVQARESRADLEKLSRVTWPAFELEEVLDALPKGNFSRICLQTIDYPGMVEDVLDLLEAFAPMNLPVSVSITPVGKETLREFKRRGVDYVGVGLDAASERVYRGVKDAIYSWDDMWEFTRDIIDVFGPKSAFVHLIVGLGETDMEMIETIARAYGMDAEVSLFAFTPVKGTRLENARPPSLERYRRIQLARYLLEKGLSSPEDFEFDENGNLIGLGVPKEKLVELIPLEVFTTHGCPGCNRPYYNERPKREPYNFPVKPEKSYVERVLESIL, via the coding sequence ATGGTTGAAATGATCAGGGTTTCATACGGAACGGCGGTTGCGATGGGCCTCAGAAGGGGAAAGATGCTCGCCAGACCGACTACCGCTTACCTCATGACCTACTGGCCTGGCCACTGCAGGAACAACTGCGCCTTCTGCGTTCAGGCGAGGGAGAGCAGAGCCGACCTTGAGAAGCTTTCCCGCGTCACCTGGCCGGCCTTTGAGCTGGAGGAGGTTTTGGATGCTCTGCCAAAGGGGAACTTCTCCCGGATCTGCCTCCAGACGATAGACTACCCGGGAATGGTGGAGGACGTCTTGGATCTCCTTGAGGCCTTTGCTCCCATGAACCTCCCGGTTTCGGTCTCCATAACGCCCGTTGGAAAGGAAACGCTGAGGGAGTTCAAAAGGCGGGGCGTTGACTACGTCGGGGTGGGCCTCGACGCCGCGAGCGAGCGGGTTTACAGGGGGGTCAAGGACGCCATTTATTCCTGGGATGATATGTGGGAATTCACCCGGGACATCATCGATGTCTTCGGTCCCAAGAGTGCCTTCGTCCACCTCATAGTGGGGCTCGGTGAGACCGATATGGAGATGATCGAGACCATAGCGAGAGCTTACGGGATGGACGCCGAGGTTTCTCTCTTCGCATTCACGCCCGTTAAGGGAACGCGCCTTGAGAACGCCAGGCCTCCGTCCCTCGAGCGCTACCGCAGGATACAGCTGGCAAGATACCTCCTTGAAAAGGGCCTTTCTTCCCCCGAAGACTTTGAATTCGATGAAAACGGCAACCTCATTGGTCTTGGAGTCCCAAAAGAGAAGCTGGTGGAGCTAATTCCACTCGAGGTCTTCACCACACACGGCTGTCCGGGCTGCAACAGGCCCTACTACAACGAGAGGCCGAAAAGAGAGCCCTACAACTTTCCTGTAAAGCCTGAAAAAAGCTATGTTGAGAGGGTTTTAGAGTCTATCCTTTGA
- a CDS encoding MFS transporter, with translation MDRTVRNIWLLNLSTFFFFLGISSVNPIVSPFSMTLGASPFLVGTLAGITSVVSLISKPVGGLVGDRGYRLEAMILGNLLSLVSGVLYVVSALTGSIWLFAFTRALHGFSMGIFFPSSLSTAVDLAPVGRVGETLGWRGMMFSLGNIIGPALGGYASDYLGFAGAFFLVVIFSAVGALFVVPVRRDVGRTLVPVEKSEEADYSELLRPYFVAASVALLFFAASYSGVTTFLPALYKELSYPQRVFGTYMMVIGIASFVTRLIGGRSADRMGPIPVSAAGLLTVITGYMLLIRFTTPPASYASAVLIGAGFGLAIPAMQLMALGNLPQRIRTMGSSVYTMFFDLGTMGGQFALGYAAGGLGYAGILRFLPALAGVALLILAVSYFVGDKNG, from the coding sequence GTGGACAGAACCGTCAGGAACATCTGGCTCCTCAACCTGTCGACCTTCTTTTTCTTCCTGGGCATAAGCTCAGTCAATCCCATAGTATCTCCATTCTCGATGACTCTCGGCGCAAGCCCCTTCCTCGTCGGAACGCTTGCGGGCATAACCTCGGTGGTCTCTCTGATCTCAAAGCCGGTTGGAGGTCTAGTTGGGGACAGGGGTTATCGCCTTGAGGCAATGATCCTCGGAAACCTCCTCAGCCTCGTTTCAGGGGTCCTTTACGTTGTTTCAGCTTTGACGGGTAGTATCTGGCTCTTCGCCTTTACGAGGGCTTTGCACGGCTTCTCGATGGGAATATTCTTCCCCTCGAGTCTCTCGACGGCGGTTGACCTCGCCCCCGTAGGAAGGGTCGGTGAGACCCTCGGCTGGCGCGGCATGATGTTCTCCCTTGGCAACATCATCGGCCCCGCCCTCGGCGGCTATGCCTCCGACTACCTTGGCTTCGCCGGTGCGTTCTTCCTTGTGGTCATTTTCTCGGCGGTTGGGGCGCTCTTTGTGGTTCCAGTGAGGAGAGACGTTGGGAGAACTCTCGTACCTGTGGAGAAGAGCGAGGAAGCTGACTACTCCGAACTTCTCAGGCCCTACTTCGTGGCGGCGTCTGTAGCCCTTCTCTTCTTTGCGGCCTCCTATTCTGGCGTGACCACCTTCCTTCCTGCCCTCTACAAGGAGCTCTCCTACCCCCAGAGGGTCTTCGGGACGTACATGATGGTCATCGGGATAGCGAGCTTTGTCACCCGATTGATTGGAGGCAGGAGCGCCGACAGGATGGGGCCGATACCCGTCTCCGCGGCGGGCCTCCTCACGGTTATAACCGGCTACATGCTCCTCATCAGGTTCACCACTCCCCCGGCTTCCTATGCGAGCGCGGTTCTCATAGGGGCTGGCTTTGGGCTGGCAATTCCGGCGATGCAGCTCATGGCTCTCGGAAACCTGCCCCAGAGGATAAGGACGATGGGTTCGAGCGTCTACACGATGTTCTTCGACCTCGGGACCATGGGCGGCCAGTTCGCCCTCGGCTACGCCGCGGGAGGCCTCGGCTACGCTGGAATCCTTAGGTTCCTACCCGCTTTGGCGGGGGTAGCCCTTTTAATACTGGCCGTGTCCTACTTCGTGGGGGATAAAAATGGTTGA
- a CDS encoding isoaspartyl peptidase/L-asparaginase family protein: protein MVAIIVHGGAGTIRKEERIPKVIEGVREAVLAGWRELKRGSALDAVEEAVKALEDNPLFNAGTGSVLTLDGKVEMDAAIMRGKTLEAGAVAGIWGVKNPISVARKVMEKTDHVLLIGEGAVKFARLLGFEEYDPRTEERLKQWEELRKKLVEKGETRHWKKLNELIKEYPEVLRSTVGAVAFDGEEVVAGTSTGGVFLKMFGRVGDTPIIGGGTYANEVAGASCTGLGEVAIKLALAKSATDFVRLGMDAGAASEAAISLATRYFGPDTMGIIMVDSRGNVGFAKNTKHMSYAFMKDGMNEPEAGV from the coding sequence ATGGTCGCTATCATAGTCCACGGCGGTGCCGGCACAATAAGAAAAGAGGAGAGGATTCCGAAAGTCATTGAAGGTGTTAGAGAGGCCGTTTTAGCGGGCTGGCGCGAGCTGAAGCGCGGTTCTGCCTTAGATGCCGTTGAGGAAGCGGTGAAAGCCCTCGAAGACAACCCCCTCTTCAACGCCGGGACCGGGAGCGTTCTAACCCTTGACGGAAAGGTTGAGATGGACGCTGCCATAATGCGCGGGAAAACGCTGGAAGCCGGTGCCGTTGCCGGAATCTGGGGGGTTAAGAACCCGATAAGCGTCGCTAGGAAGGTCATGGAGAAGACAGACCATGTGCTCTTAATTGGTGAAGGTGCCGTAAAGTTCGCCCGTCTGCTCGGCTTTGAGGAGTACGATCCAAGAACTGAAGAGAGGCTGAAGCAGTGGGAAGAGCTCCGGAAGAAGCTGGTCGAGAAGGGTGAAACCAGGCACTGGAAAAAGCTCAACGAGCTGATAAAGGAGTACCCAGAGGTTCTGAGGAGCACGGTCGGGGCGGTGGCCTTCGACGGTGAAGAAGTCGTTGCAGGCACTTCAACCGGTGGCGTTTTCCTCAAGATGTTCGGCAGGGTCGGAGACACGCCGATAATCGGCGGTGGAACCTACGCCAACGAGGTGGCTGGGGCTTCCTGTACTGGTCTCGGTGAAGTGGCAATAAAGCTCGCCTTGGCAAAGAGCGCAACCGACTTTGTCAGGCTCGGCATGGACGCCGGGGCCGCGAGCGAAGCGGCGATAAGCCTCGCCACCAGATACTTTGGCCCGGACACTATGGGCATCATCATGGTTGACTCAAGAGGCAACGTCGGCTTCGCCAAGAACACCAAGCACATGAGCTACGCATTCATGAAAGACGGCATGAACGAACCGGAGGCTGGTGTTTAG
- a CDS encoding phosphate signaling complex PhoU family protein, which produces MEFRKIQFTGRSSYIISLPKKWVREHNLSQGDVVPLSINPDGSITIFPKEPREVSEKKILSISREYSPDMAVRLVISAYIQGYDVLEINLSEEMPLYKVKIRKVLQSLPGVEIILDEPQRIVAKSLLDEEEINLAELLSRIRSLVMSMLGDLELLIASPDDREILRDINDLENELDRFYFLIIRAVNRLLSKRGVTEESGIIRRTFDLLGILFIVRNIERIGDHITRIAENPSEINVPYLKEKFGEMMAQIEERDLSKIDRLMLELKEEIRSIDYRQSIALESYRRVLEYLENIGETIINMALS; this is translated from the coding sequence TCCAATTTACCGGACGAAGCTCATACATAATCTCCCTTCCCAAGAAGTGGGTTCGCGAGCACAACCTGAGTCAGGGTGACGTGGTCCCGTTATCCATAAACCCGGACGGGAGCATAACCATCTTCCCTAAGGAGCCGAGAGAAGTAAGCGAGAAGAAAATCCTCTCCATATCGCGCGAGTACTCCCCTGATATGGCCGTCAGGCTCGTCATATCTGCCTACATTCAGGGGTACGACGTCCTTGAGATCAACCTCTCCGAGGAGATGCCCCTCTACAAGGTCAAGATAAGGAAGGTCCTCCAGAGCCTCCCCGGCGTTGAGATAATCCTCGACGAGCCCCAGAGAATAGTTGCCAAGAGTCTCCTCGATGAAGAGGAGATAAACCTCGCCGAGCTGCTCAGCAGGATACGCTCCCTTGTTATGTCCATGCTCGGCGACCTCGAGCTCCTCATAGCCTCACCGGACGATAGGGAAATCCTTAGGGACATAAACGACCTGGAAAACGAGCTCGACCGCTTTTACTTCCTCATAATCCGCGCCGTCAATAGGCTTTTGAGCAAACGCGGTGTGACCGAGGAGAGCGGTATAATCAGGAGAACCTTCGACCTGCTCGGCATACTCTTCATCGTCCGGAATATCGAGAGGATAGGCGATCACATAACGCGCATAGCGGAGAACCCGAGCGAGATAAACGTCCCCTACCTGAAGGAAAAGTTCGGCGAGATGATGGCCCAGATCGAGGAGAGGGATCTTAGCAAGATCGACAGGCTGATGCTTGAACTCAAGGAGGAGATACGCTCCATCGACTACCGCCAGTCAATAGCCCTCGAGAGCTACCGCAGGGTTCTTGAGTACCTTGAGAACATAGGTGAGACGATAATCAACATGGCCCTGAGCTGA